In the genome of Myxococcus stipitatus, one region contains:
- a CDS encoding TlyA family RNA methyltransferase, translated as MKPRKERVDVLVVERGLAESRTKAQALILAGQVVVDDQRVDKPGSLVPVEAELRLKGEVLPYVSRGGLKLKAAIDRFGLDVAGKVGADIGASTGGFTDCLLQHGVVRVHAIDVGYGQLHEKLRKDPRVRSRERVNARYLTDEDLPEKVGVVVIDVSFISLTQVLPSVLTYLEPGGLLAALVKPQFEVGPDRVGKGGVVKDPVARQDAIDTVTAFVREQGLTVRGVMDSPVPGPAGNVEALLVAERP; from the coding sequence GTGAAGCCTCGCAAGGAGCGGGTGGACGTGCTGGTGGTGGAGCGCGGGCTCGCGGAGTCTCGCACCAAGGCCCAGGCCCTCATCCTCGCCGGACAGGTGGTGGTGGATGATCAGCGCGTCGACAAGCCCGGCTCGCTCGTTCCGGTGGAAGCGGAGCTGCGCCTCAAGGGGGAGGTCCTGCCGTATGTCTCGCGCGGTGGGTTGAAGCTGAAGGCGGCCATCGATCGCTTCGGGTTGGACGTCGCGGGGAAGGTCGGCGCGGACATCGGTGCGAGCACGGGTGGCTTCACCGACTGCCTGCTTCAGCACGGCGTGGTGCGTGTGCACGCCATCGACGTGGGATACGGCCAACTCCACGAGAAGCTTCGCAAGGACCCGCGAGTCCGCTCGCGTGAGCGCGTCAACGCGCGCTACCTGACGGACGAGGACCTGCCCGAGAAGGTGGGCGTGGTGGTCATCGACGTGAGCTTCATCTCGCTCACGCAGGTGCTGCCCTCGGTGCTGACCTACCTGGAGCCGGGCGGGCTGCTCGCCGCGCTGGTGAAGCCCCAGTTCGAAGTGGGGCCGGACCGCGTTGGCAAGGGCGGCGTGGTGAAGGACCCCGTCGCGCGTCAGGACGCCATCGACACGGTGACGGCGTTCGTTCGCGAGCAGGGGCTCACCGTGCGCGGGGTGATGGACTCCCCCGTTCCCGGGCCCGCTGGCAACGTGGAAGCGCTCCTCGTCGCCGAGCGACCCTGA
- a CDS encoding 1-deoxy-D-xylulose-5-phosphate synthase — MAELLARIASPSDVRALPEADLPRLCAELREDIIAICGKVGGHLGASLGAVELIVALHRVFHSPTDAILFDVGHQAYAHKLLTGRREQMHTLRQAGGVAPFLDPRESPHDALLAGHSCTAVSAALGVLEGRRLMGHRGHVVAMLGDGGLTGGLTFEGLNNAGGSHLPLVVVLNDNQMSISANVGAIPSLLRTRGARDFFQGLGFTYVGPVDGHDLDALIRALREARASNRPVVVHALTLKGKGFPPAEADAQTRGHAMGPYEWRDGKLVRSRGGHRTYSEALASALEEAMARDPRVVAVTPAMLEGSALNALKARFPDRVHDVGIAEQHAVTFCAGLAAAGARPVCCIYSTFLQRAYDQIIHDVCLPGLPVVFAVDRAGLVGADGATHQGTYDVASLRPLPGLTLWAPLVGEDFEPMLATALDASHPSVIRFPRGTLPPLPAEVHVDAAPVRGGRWLVRAEKPRLTVVTLGPLGLAALEAARQEAGWSVLDARGLSPLDETALLEAASCGAVLVAEEGTMRGGLGSAVLELYAERGVSPRVRVLGMPDAFMPHGDARVQRAELGLDAAGMLRAGRALLEGRGP; from the coding sequence ATGGCCGAGCTGCTGGCGCGCATCGCTTCTCCGTCGGACGTCCGGGCCCTGCCCGAAGCGGACCTGCCGCGGCTGTGCGCGGAGCTTCGCGAGGACATCATCGCCATCTGCGGCAAGGTGGGGGGGCACCTCGGTGCCTCGCTGGGGGCCGTGGAGCTCATCGTCGCGCTCCATCGCGTCTTCCACTCGCCCACGGACGCGATTCTCTTCGACGTGGGGCATCAAGCGTACGCGCACAAGCTGCTCACCGGGCGGCGGGAGCAGATGCACACGCTGCGGCAGGCGGGCGGCGTGGCTCCCTTCCTGGACCCGCGCGAGAGTCCGCACGATGCGCTGCTGGCGGGCCACTCGTGCACGGCCGTGTCGGCGGCGCTGGGGGTGCTCGAAGGCCGTCGGCTGATGGGGCACCGAGGCCACGTGGTGGCGATGCTCGGTGATGGCGGTCTCACCGGCGGCCTCACGTTCGAGGGACTGAACAACGCGGGGGGCAGCCACCTGCCGCTCGTGGTGGTGCTCAACGACAACCAGATGTCCATCAGCGCCAACGTGGGTGCCATCCCCTCGCTGCTGCGCACTCGGGGCGCGCGAGACTTCTTCCAGGGGCTGGGCTTCACGTACGTGGGGCCCGTGGATGGGCATGACCTGGACGCGCTGATTCGGGCGCTGCGCGAGGCTCGGGCGTCCAACCGTCCCGTGGTCGTGCATGCGCTGACGCTCAAGGGCAAGGGCTTCCCGCCGGCGGAGGCGGATGCCCAGACGCGCGGGCATGCGATGGGCCCCTACGAGTGGCGCGATGGCAAGCTGGTGCGCTCGCGGGGAGGTCATCGCACGTACAGCGAGGCGCTCGCGTCGGCGCTCGAAGAGGCCATGGCGAGAGATCCTCGCGTCGTGGCGGTGACGCCCGCGATGTTGGAGGGCTCGGCGCTCAATGCGCTCAAGGCTCGCTTCCCGGACCGCGTGCACGACGTGGGCATCGCCGAGCAGCATGCCGTCACGTTCTGCGCGGGGCTCGCGGCCGCGGGTGCTCGGCCGGTGTGTTGCATCTACTCCACCTTCCTTCAGCGCGCGTACGACCAGATCATCCACGACGTGTGCCTGCCGGGCTTGCCCGTCGTCTTCGCTGTCGACCGGGCAGGACTGGTCGGCGCGGATGGCGCCACGCACCAGGGCACCTACGATGTCGCGTCGCTGCGTCCTCTCCCTGGGTTGACGCTGTGGGCACCCCTGGTGGGCGAGGACTTCGAGCCCATGCTCGCGACGGCGCTCGATGCGTCCCATCCCTCCGTCATCCGCTTCCCGAGAGGCACGCTGCCTCCGCTGCCCGCGGAGGTGCATGTGGATGCGGCGCCGGTGCGTGGGGGGCGCTGGTTGGTGCGCGCGGAGAAGCCTCGGTTGACCGTGGTGACGTTGGGGCCCCTGGGGCTCGCGGCGCTCGAGGCGGCTCGACAGGAGGCCGGGTGGAGCGTGCTCGATGCGCGGGGCCTGTCTCCGCTGGACGAGACCGCGCTGCTCGAGGCCGCTTCGTGTGGCGCCGTCCTCGTGGCGGAGGAGGGCACGATGCGTGGAGGACTGGGGAGCGCGGTGTTGGAGCTCTACGCGGAGCGGGGTGTCTCTCCGCGCGTCCGCGTGCTGGGCATGCCCGATGCGTTCATGCCCCATGGTGATGCGCGGGTGCAGCGCGCGGAGCTGGGGCTCGATGCCGCGGGGATGCTGCGCGCGGGGCGGGCGTTGCTGGAGGGGAGGGGACCGTGA
- a CDS encoding polyprenyl synthetase family protein, with protein MAHFDLDTFLRTQQARVESLLLERAERLASSGAPPRLVESMRYSLMAGGKRLRPVLCLAFADTVARATLVSPLSGDAACALEFIHTYSLVHDDLPAMDDDDFRRGRPTNHKVYGEAMAILAGDGLLTEAFALLANGPEPVRGALCGELAVAAGAAGMVGGQVLDTAEDRPAQLDYLVRMHRLKTGALIRAACRMGVLAGGGGAEALVRAQMYGDAVGLAFQIADDVLDVTATREELGKPAGADAEAGRFTFPAVVGLEESRRMAREQVAQAVEAVRPLEGEDGPLAALARYVVERKF; from the coding sequence TTGGCCCACTTCGACCTGGATACCTTCCTGCGGACTCAGCAGGCGCGGGTGGAATCGCTGTTGCTCGAGCGCGCGGAGCGGCTCGCGAGCTCCGGGGCTCCGCCTCGGTTGGTGGAGTCGATGCGCTACTCGCTGATGGCGGGAGGCAAGCGGCTGCGGCCCGTGCTGTGCCTCGCCTTCGCGGACACGGTGGCGCGTGCCACGCTGGTGTCGCCCCTGTCCGGAGATGCGGCGTGCGCGCTGGAGTTCATCCACACGTACTCGCTGGTGCATGACGACCTGCCGGCGATGGACGATGACGACTTCCGTCGCGGCCGGCCCACCAACCACAAGGTGTATGGCGAGGCGATGGCCATCCTCGCGGGCGATGGGCTGCTGACGGAGGCGTTCGCGCTGCTCGCCAACGGGCCGGAGCCGGTGCGTGGAGCGCTGTGCGGGGAGCTCGCGGTGGCCGCGGGGGCTGCGGGCATGGTGGGCGGGCAGGTGCTCGATACGGCCGAGGACCGTCCCGCGCAGCTGGACTATCTGGTGCGCATGCACCGGCTGAAGACGGGGGCCCTCATCCGGGCCGCGTGCCGCATGGGCGTGCTCGCGGGAGGCGGTGGCGCGGAGGCGCTCGTCCGCGCGCAGATGTACGGCGATGCGGTGGGGCTGGCGTTCCAGATCGCCGATGACGTGCTCGACGTGACGGCCACGCGCGAGGAGCTGGGCAAGCCCGCGGGCGCGGACGCGGAGGCGGGGCGCTTCACCTTCCCCGCGGTGGTGGGGCTGGAGGAGTCGCGGCGGATGGCGCGGGAGCAGGTGGCTCAGGCCGTGGAGGCGGTGCGTCCCCTCGAGGGCGAGGACGGTCCCTTGGCGGCGCTCGCGCGCTACGTGGTGGAGCGGAAGTTTTGA
- a CDS encoding response regulator: protein MSKPKITIVDDDRDTRELLAAALEDEGFEVTLAANGLRLIASLQLHRPQAILLDVNMSWIDGFELCKAVKKNEHFRDIPIIFISGRGDSEDKRRGREVGAADYFVKPLDTDKLVRRIRELVASPAS, encoded by the coding sequence ATGTCGAAGCCGAAAATCACCATTGTCGACGATGACCGCGACACGCGGGAGCTGCTCGCGGCGGCCCTGGAGGACGAGGGCTTCGAGGTGACACTCGCGGCCAACGGCCTGCGGCTGATTGCCTCACTGCAGCTCCACCGCCCGCAGGCCATCCTCCTGGACGTCAACATGTCCTGGATTGATGGCTTCGAGCTGTGCAAAGCGGTGAAGAAGAACGAGCATTTCCGGGACATCCCCATCATCTTCATCAGCGGACGGGGCGACTCGGAGGACAAGCGACGGGGCCGGGAAGTCGGCGCCGCGGACTACTTCGTCAAGCCCCTGGATACGGACAAGCTCGTCCGCCGCATTCGCGAGCTGGTGGCATCACCGGCTTCCTAG
- the xseB gene encoding exodeoxyribonuclease VII small subunit, with the protein MAKADKASKADKTAETEVPGQYGDVVTRLEETVGRLESGNLSLEDSLKAFEEGIRLVRRGEKLLTEAEQRIEQLLQDEDGADVVAPLSVAARPSAPAPAPAAPRAPAPRPPPEDDVPF; encoded by the coding sequence GTGGCGAAGGCGGACAAGGCGTCCAAGGCGGACAAGACAGCGGAGACCGAGGTTCCTGGCCAGTACGGGGACGTCGTGACCCGTCTCGAGGAGACGGTGGGCCGGCTGGAGAGCGGCAACCTGTCGCTGGAGGACTCGCTCAAGGCGTTCGAGGAGGGCATCCGGCTGGTACGCCGGGGTGAGAAGCTGCTCACCGAGGCAGAGCAGCGCATCGAGCAGCTCCTCCAGGACGAGGATGGCGCGGACGTGGTGGCCCCGCTGTCGGTGGCGGCCCGTCCCTCGGCCCCCGCGCCTGCCCCGGCGGCGCCTCGTGCGCCCGCTCCTCGGCCTCCTCCCGAGGATGACGTTCCGTTCTAG
- the xseA gene encoding exodeoxyribonuclease VII large subunit has protein sequence MKKRKGAGGESPPPATLGFQGDLFGATSAPPPPRVVALPKKAPPPPPSPVDADGTGLLGPLEGVPAAPPKPERLVLSVGELTRQLKQTLESRFARVLVRGEVTGFRGANARGHWYFSLKDPVASIDAKVWASLAGRMRFALRDGMEVLAEGSVDLYEPQGRYSLIVTRLEPVGEGALALAFEQLKARLAAEGLIGDRRVRPPRPLPFLPQRIGVVTSRTGAALQDFLRVLHSRNPRLSVLLADARVQGEGSAPEVARAIARLARTDVDVIVVTRGGGSVEDLWTFNEEEVARAIFASPVPVVSAIGHEIDFTISDFVADWRAPTPSAAAERLAPVLADLELSLATQAGRLRRAMERRVLELREYQGQLASQLEDPRRMLNHQRLHLSEQVEAMMRVLRPAVRERRESLRALAERLQRSRPQARLGEQRAHLLKLAARLSEAARAGVASRQATLSAARLGLERASPVALIAKERARLAAHQARLRALQQGTLADAQRRFQRLEGRLDAMSPLKVMSRGYSVVFRQRDGGVVRSAADVEVGERLGIKLAANGARTLGGCEEVEATVTAVKGPVDC, from the coding sequence ATGAAGAAGCGCAAAGGCGCGGGCGGCGAGTCTCCGCCGCCCGCCACGTTGGGATTCCAGGGGGACTTGTTCGGCGCGACGTCCGCGCCGCCTCCTCCTCGAGTGGTCGCGTTGCCGAAGAAGGCGCCGCCTCCCCCCCCGTCTCCGGTGGACGCGGATGGCACGGGACTCCTGGGGCCGCTCGAAGGAGTGCCCGCGGCACCGCCCAAGCCGGAGCGGTTGGTCCTCTCGGTCGGTGAGCTGACGCGTCAGCTCAAGCAGACGCTGGAGTCGCGCTTCGCCCGCGTGCTGGTCCGCGGCGAGGTGACGGGCTTTCGCGGCGCGAACGCGCGAGGCCACTGGTACTTCTCGCTGAAGGACCCCGTCGCCTCCATCGATGCGAAGGTGTGGGCGTCACTCGCAGGGCGCATGCGCTTCGCGCTTCGCGACGGCATGGAGGTGCTGGCCGAGGGTAGCGTCGACCTGTACGAGCCGCAGGGCCGCTACAGCCTCATCGTCACACGGCTGGAGCCGGTGGGCGAGGGCGCGCTGGCGCTGGCCTTCGAGCAGCTCAAGGCGAGGCTCGCGGCGGAGGGCCTCATCGGCGACCGCCGCGTGCGGCCTCCGCGCCCGCTGCCGTTCCTGCCTCAGCGCATCGGCGTGGTGACGAGCCGCACGGGCGCGGCGCTGCAGGACTTCCTGCGCGTGCTGCACTCGCGCAACCCTCGGCTGAGCGTGCTGCTGGCGGATGCTCGCGTGCAGGGGGAGGGCTCGGCACCCGAGGTGGCTCGGGCGATTGCCCGGCTGGCGCGCACCGACGTGGACGTCATCGTGGTGACGCGCGGCGGTGGCTCGGTGGAGGACCTCTGGACCTTCAACGAGGAGGAGGTGGCGCGGGCCATCTTCGCCTCACCCGTGCCGGTGGTGTCGGCCATCGGCCACGAGATTGACTTCACCATCTCCGACTTCGTGGCGGACTGGCGCGCGCCCACGCCCAGCGCGGCGGCGGAGCGGCTGGCGCCCGTGCTGGCGGACCTGGAGCTGTCGCTGGCGACGCAGGCGGGACGGCTGCGGCGGGCCATGGAGCGCCGGGTGCTGGAGCTGCGCGAGTACCAGGGCCAGCTCGCCTCCCAGCTGGAGGACCCGAGGCGGATGCTCAACCATCAGCGGCTGCACCTGTCCGAACAGGTGGAGGCGATGATGCGGGTGCTGCGTCCCGCGGTGCGCGAGCGGCGTGAGTCGCTGCGTGCGCTGGCGGAGCGACTGCAGCGCTCCCGGCCTCAAGCCCGATTGGGCGAGCAACGTGCCCACTTGTTGAAGCTGGCCGCGCGTCTTTCAGAAGCGGCTCGCGCGGGTGTGGCCTCGCGGCAGGCGACGTTGTCGGCGGCGCGGCTGGGGCTGGAGCGTGCTTCTCCCGTGGCCCTCATCGCGAAGGAGCGTGCCCGGCTGGCGGCCCACCAGGCGCGACTGCGGGCACTCCAGCAAGGGACGCTTGCGGACGCGCAGCGGCGCTTCCAGCGTCTCGAGGGACGGCTGGACGCGATGAGTCCACTGAAGGTGATGTCGCGCGGCTACTCCGTGGTGTTCCGTCAGCGTGATGGTGGGGTGGTGCGCTCGGCGGCGGACGTGGAGGTGGGGGAGCGCCTGGGCATCAAGCTCGCGGCGAATGGAGCCCGGACGCTGGGCGGATGTGAGGAAGTCGAAGCCACCGTGACGGCTGTAAAAGGGCCGGTGGACTGCTAA
- a CDS encoding FHA domain-containing protein, giving the protein MSNGSPPARRRPPSGTPSGGAGARPAARRPSPSARPAPVSASTRLVCVAGPKSGEEFQLEQGEYVIGRATDNPICIPDTSVSRKHVMVRKSGGGWTVSDLGSGNGTLVNGDAIGDETPLANGDVITLGDTELRFEDVANSTNVVSAPPARGRPGPSSAAGRGGAPARPAPRGEGGRVRSARSTANAPPDPEAQKKKLRLMMLGGGVVLVLLLGLGFLKMRAVNREAQELAERGVMEAERKSLSKTFQDAKNLVREGKWVEAKALLEEVQSRAPEYPGVKDYLDHAEREIPVQGRLADAREALAKTELGKAAAALAKAGESQFLYEQVNAAKRELSEVADKRTREARSALDGGQLDQAKIITDDVLKAFPEHRDAKLINEEAVRAIAARDAPKPVITGPAPKPWEPAVERFRDGDMSGAVSILNACMAKTAQCKKLLAQITEFGGLYKRIEDLDAKGLSKLLALDKDITEGRTSKMARNAGTRAATIFYKSASGAKAAGQWARAMEYARRALQAEPGHAGASNIISEMKTKAKDLYLQAYSLKDGSPEDALPKFKDVVAMTPPDDEYHEKAKTWVEKLSR; this is encoded by the coding sequence ATGTCCAACGGTTCCCCTCCTGCTCGTCGCAGGCCTCCTTCCGGGACGCCCTCGGGAGGGGCTGGAGCTCGTCCAGCAGCCCGCAGGCCGTCGCCCTCCGCGCGTCCTGCTCCGGTCTCCGCCTCCACGCGTCTGGTGTGTGTCGCCGGTCCCAAGTCGGGTGAGGAGTTCCAGCTCGAGCAGGGCGAGTACGTCATCGGTCGCGCCACCGACAACCCCATCTGCATCCCCGACACGTCCGTGTCCCGCAAGCACGTCATGGTGCGCAAGTCGGGCGGCGGCTGGACGGTGAGCGACCTGGGCTCCGGCAACGGGACGCTCGTCAACGGCGATGCGATTGGTGACGAGACGCCCCTGGCCAATGGGGACGTCATCACCCTGGGCGACACGGAGCTGCGCTTCGAGGACGTCGCCAACTCCACGAACGTGGTGTCCGCCCCCCCCGCGCGCGGCCGTCCTGGCCCGTCCTCGGCCGCGGGGCGAGGTGGCGCGCCCGCGCGTCCTGCTCCGCGAGGGGAGGGCGGCCGGGTGCGCAGCGCGCGTTCGACGGCCAATGCTCCGCCGGACCCGGAGGCCCAGAAGAAGAAGCTGCGCCTGATGATGCTGGGCGGTGGTGTCGTCCTGGTCCTCCTGCTCGGTCTTGGATTCCTCAAGATGAGGGCGGTGAACCGGGAGGCCCAGGAGCTCGCCGAGCGCGGTGTGATGGAGGCCGAGCGCAAGTCGCTGAGCAAGACCTTCCAGGACGCGAAGAACCTGGTGCGCGAAGGCAAGTGGGTGGAGGCCAAGGCCCTGCTGGAAGAAGTGCAGAGCCGCGCGCCGGAGTACCCGGGTGTGAAGGACTACCTCGACCATGCCGAGCGCGAGATTCCCGTCCAGGGACGTCTGGCGGACGCTCGCGAGGCGCTCGCGAAGACGGAGCTGGGCAAGGCCGCGGCGGCCCTGGCGAAGGCGGGCGAGAGCCAGTTCCTCTACGAGCAGGTGAACGCGGCGAAGCGGGAGCTGTCGGAGGTCGCGGACAAGCGCACGCGCGAAGCCCGCTCGGCGCTGGATGGTGGCCAGCTGGACCAGGCGAAGATCATCACGGACGACGTCCTGAAGGCCTTCCCGGAGCACCGCGACGCGAAGCTCATCAACGAAGAGGCCGTGCGGGCCATCGCCGCTCGGGATGCCCCCAAGCCCGTCATCACTGGTCCCGCGCCCAAGCCGTGGGAGCCCGCGGTCGAGCGGTTCCGTGACGGCGACATGTCCGGCGCGGTGTCCATCCTCAATGCGTGCATGGCGAAGACGGCGCAGTGCAAGAAGCTGCTCGCGCAGATCACCGAGTTCGGTGGCCTCTACAAGCGCATCGAGGACCTGGACGCGAAGGGCCTGTCGAAGTTGCTCGCGCTGGACAAAGACATCACCGAGGGGCGCACCAGCAAGATGGCTCGCAACGCGGGAACGCGCGCGGCCACCATCTTCTACAAGAGCGCCAGTGGCGCGAAGGCCGCCGGCCAGTGGGCCCGGGCCATGGAGTACGCGCGTCGCGCGCTGCAGGCCGAGCCGGGCCACGCGGGTGCCAGCAACATCATCAGCGAGATGAAGACGAAGGCGAAGGACCTCTACCTGCAGGCCTACTCCCTGAAGGACGGCAGCCCAGAGGACGCGCTGCCCAAGTTCAAGGACGTGGTGGCGATGACGCCTCCGGACGACGAGTACCACGAGAAGGCGAAGACCTGGGTCGAGAAGCTCTCGCGATGA
- a CDS encoding FHA domain-containing protein — translation MKIGRTSENDVVLHDHGVSRHHARIIMRGGQYFAEDVGSANGTALNGRSLTGEQLLRDGDRLGVGPVEFTFVWVPPEGDEDATRPIRRVPVARSPLPSVSLDSSGQEFLSTGELPAVVPVAPRSVPVLAESFLEERTELGLSTVAGPSVAPSFPPVPDGMLEDREERTEVALPTVAPPGGAPRLLPVMESLADEHTEVGILTGGNPFASASLGTVPLPPALERTDVLAPPALPSVPALPPDEPEERTELALPTLKGVAMLLEEATAVDVDDESTRRITRVPVTAPLAPPAPPPQLARPQPHVAPVPPVPSASGPTAADRARERRDLARTRGGQFVLWWRDLSVARKVLTSLALLCVVAVGGGAASVYLGGGANTGTGGREPTTLGVEATPDSFGLGEGVRWERSDQKVFEFQFVAPTRAVALLRYQAKDISKEEVGLVLNGVNLGWVPPDTTTTAERELELILPVGTLKRGELNTVAFDNVRNPPGQETWRIWNLRAEIIPVPELPPEQLLSQAREYASAGRRFFDAKGVGSENLFRAWQQFRAAWLTLEALDTKPELYEDVRFYLSQASAELDHQCAQLMLEFQQSVQFRSARKARAALQEVSRRFPTTEHRCHNLAKEKAFEHEL, via the coding sequence GTGAAGATTGGCCGCACCTCGGAGAACGACGTGGTGTTGCACGACCATGGTGTCTCCCGACACCACGCGCGCATCATCATGCGGGGTGGGCAGTACTTCGCCGAGGACGTCGGCAGCGCCAATGGCACGGCGCTCAACGGTCGGTCGTTGACGGGTGAGCAGCTCCTCCGCGACGGCGACCGGTTGGGTGTCGGCCCCGTGGAGTTCACCTTCGTCTGGGTGCCTCCCGAGGGTGATGAGGACGCCACACGCCCCATCCGGCGTGTCCCCGTCGCTCGGAGCCCGCTGCCCTCGGTGAGCCTGGACTCCAGCGGTCAGGAGTTCCTCTCCACCGGAGAGCTTCCCGCGGTAGTGCCCGTCGCGCCGCGCTCCGTGCCCGTGCTGGCGGAGTCGTTCCTCGAAGAGCGCACCGAGCTGGGGCTGTCCACCGTGGCGGGGCCTTCCGTGGCCCCGAGCTTTCCTCCTGTGCCGGATGGCATGCTCGAGGACCGTGAGGAGCGCACGGAGGTGGCGCTGCCCACCGTCGCGCCTCCTGGCGGCGCGCCCAGACTTCTTCCCGTGATGGAGTCGCTGGCCGACGAGCACACGGAAGTCGGCATCCTCACCGGAGGGAATCCCTTCGCTTCGGCCAGCCTGGGGACGGTTCCGCTGCCTCCCGCCCTGGAGCGGACGGATGTGCTCGCTCCGCCAGCGCTGCCTTCTGTCCCCGCGCTTCCACCGGATGAGCCAGAAGAGCGCACCGAGCTGGCGCTTCCCACGCTCAAGGGTGTGGCAATGCTGTTGGAGGAGGCGACCGCCGTCGATGTCGACGACGAGTCCACCCGGCGCATCACCCGGGTACCCGTGACCGCGCCGCTCGCTCCCCCGGCTCCTCCCCCGCAGCTTGCGCGGCCGCAGCCGCATGTGGCTCCGGTGCCTCCCGTGCCTTCCGCGAGTGGGCCAACGGCGGCCGACCGGGCTCGGGAGAGGCGAGACCTGGCGCGGACCCGCGGTGGCCAGTTCGTGCTGTGGTGGCGCGACCTCTCGGTGGCCCGCAAGGTCCTGACCTCCCTGGCGCTCCTTTGTGTCGTGGCGGTGGGGGGCGGGGCGGCCTCGGTCTACCTGGGAGGTGGGGCGAATACGGGGACGGGCGGCCGCGAGCCGACCACCCTGGGTGTCGAGGCCACGCCGGATTCCTTCGGCCTCGGGGAGGGGGTGCGCTGGGAGCGCTCCGACCAGAAGGTCTTCGAGTTCCAGTTCGTGGCGCCCACCCGCGCCGTGGCGCTGTTGCGCTACCAGGCCAAGGACATCTCGAAGGAGGAGGTGGGCCTGGTCCTCAACGGGGTGAACCTGGGTTGGGTCCCACCGGATACCACCACCACCGCCGAGCGGGAGCTGGAGCTCATCCTCCCCGTCGGCACGCTCAAGCGCGGCGAGCTCAACACCGTCGCGTTCGACAACGTCCGCAACCCTCCGGGTCAGGAGACCTGGCGCATCTGGAACCTGCGGGCGGAGATCATCCCGGTGCCGGAGCTTCCCCCCGAGCAGCTCCTGTCCCAGGCCCGCGAGTACGCGTCGGCGGGGCGGCGGTTCTTCGATGCCAAGGGCGTAGGCTCCGAGAACCTGTTCCGCGCCTGGCAGCAGTTCCGCGCCGCCTGGTTGACCCTGGAAGCGCTGGACACGAAGCCGGAGCTGTACGAGGACGTGCGGTTCTACCTGTCACAAGCCTCGGCCGAGCTGGACCACCAATGTGCCCAGCTCATGCTGGAATTCCAGCAGAGTGTGCAGTTCCGGAGCGCGAGGAAGGCCCGAGCGGCACTGCAAGAGGTCAGCAGACGCTTCCCTACCACCGAGCATCGCTGCCACAATCTGGCCAAGGAAAAGGCGTTCGAGCACGAGCTCTGA
- a CDS encoding type II secretion system F family protein — MDLLTQVLVGSSALLFAGAVGFFGLGMYQVLFERFLSEVRDESQGGMKGFGSVAIRRLGAFNRRFIWPSYEAKSRRNLIKAGEPQGYKPEDMMALQEVSAVVGLLMGLIIVNGIGQNLAWSLLFLLFGMYYPLLWLNDQVKKRHLLISRALPYNLDLLTLSVEAGLDFTAALAKVVEKGKAGPLREELQLVLKQLKMGKTREEGLKSMIVRVDLPSLTTFVTALIQADKMGTSLGKVLRIQSTQMRIDRTQRAEKLAGEAPVKMLFPLIACIFPTVFMVLFGPIVFQFFFGELAG, encoded by the coding sequence GTGGATCTCCTGACCCAAGTGTTGGTCGGCAGCTCGGCGCTGCTCTTCGCCGGAGCCGTGGGCTTCTTCGGACTCGGCATGTACCAGGTGCTCTTCGAGCGCTTCCTGTCGGAGGTGCGCGACGAGTCCCAGGGCGGCATGAAGGGCTTCGGCTCGGTGGCCATCCGCCGGCTGGGCGCCTTCAACCGCCGCTTCATCTGGCCCAGCTACGAGGCGAAGTCGCGCCGCAATCTCATCAAGGCGGGCGAGCCGCAGGGCTACAAGCCCGAGGACATGATGGCGCTCCAGGAAGTGAGCGCCGTGGTGGGCCTGCTGATGGGCCTCATCATCGTCAACGGCATCGGCCAGAACCTGGCATGGTCGCTGCTGTTCCTGCTCTTCGGCATGTACTACCCGCTGCTGTGGCTGAACGACCAGGTGAAGAAGCGCCACCTGCTCATCAGCCGCGCGCTGCCGTACAACCTGGACCTCCTGACGTTGTCGGTGGAGGCCGGTCTGGACTTCACCGCCGCGCTGGCCAAGGTGGTCGAGAAGGGCAAGGCGGGTCCGCTTCGCGAAGAGCTTCAGCTCGTGCTCAAGCAGCTCAAGATGGGCAAGACGCGTGAAGAGGGTCTCAAGAGCATGATCGTCCGCGTGGACCTGCCCTCGCTGACGACGTTCGTCACCGCGCTCATCCAGGCGGACAAGATGGGAACGAGCCTGGGCAAGGTGCTGCGCATCCAGTCCACGCAGATGCGCATCGACCGGACGCAGCGCGCGGAGAAGCTGGCCGGTGAGGCGCCGGTGAAGATGCTCTTCCCGCTCATCGCCTGCATCTTCCCGACGGTGTTCATGGTGCTCTTCGGGCCCATCGTGTTCCAGTTCTTCTTCGGCGAGCTCGCGGGGTAG